Part of the Lycium ferocissimum isolate CSIRO_LF1 chromosome 6, AGI_CSIRO_Lferr_CH_V1, whole genome shotgun sequence genome, CAGACCAATTTCAAACTTATAAAAGCTTCAGACAGCTATCATATTACATATACAGGGGAATAGCAGAGAGGTATGTAACTTCTTCtccgtttttttctttttctttctgttattattattgtgttatcactgttatttttttattaatttgctTTTCActtatgtataataaatataatatgttatgttcttgtataaaaagtttatttttgttttttcttcttacAAATCGAAGCGACAAAGGGTTAAATTTATGTGGATCGTAAGGCCACGATACATTGAGATTCGGCCCTTCGTCTTTCTGATTCGtaagaagaaaaaacaagaaataaataaaaaataatacattttACACAGGAATGGTGGTGGTGTCGGGGTGAGCTTCTTGCACCTCGACTATTCTACCGGATATCTACTTTCTTTTACTGGCACAAATATCGGTTTACTCCGTTCACAAAGATTTGGATAGATGGAAAGACATcaccttcattttttttgcgATATTATTAGATAAATAATTCATTTCAATatttaattgattttatttttgagtGAAAATGCAGAAAATGGGGAAGAATAAGCAAATAATTGGTGTACATGTGTTGGAGGTGACTATGGTTGCTTTTTTATTCTTCGTAGTAGCTGATTGTCGTCCAAACAATGGGTaagtctttgtttcttttattttaataaattttcgatccataaaaacattttcaaatatatttgtatatgttaccaaaataaattttttgcatACTGATTTGTTAATTACTTCTTTGTTCTTAAAACAGGCGAAGATTGACAACATTGCCAGCAGTCAAACTGGAAATACAACCTAAATATGTAAATCTActttttgcaaatattttgttcTATGTTTTTACACATTATTAATGTTGGTTTATATTAGGGTGTCAAATGAGCAGGTTGAGCTGAATTTGGTGGGGGTCAAAATGgcctaaattaaaaaataaggttaCTTAGGCTGAAGTGGGTTGGGCTAAAAAGCGGGTTATAAACCGACCGGCCTAATTCTcactaagttttaatttctttgtttgttcttttataattttattacctaataattttttttccttattatggctatatataacatataaaataaaataaaatgactttaaaaaaatattttgacgaGATTTCTCATAGGTCAATTTAGCCTACATATTAACCCAAATTTTGACGGGTTGAGCTAATAAAAGAACTGGTAAATGACCAGTGCAAACTTAAGCGGGCACATTTTTATGTACAAATTTTTTCACCCCTAGTTTATATTGAAATATAATCCCTCCaaatcccaaaaagaatgaaacTAATACCTTATTAATACGTTCCGGGATGACACacttctaaatttgaaataatttaacttgaatttctcattttatactTAATGACAAATTTTTATACCCACACAACAAATATTATAGCATATTTAAGATCATATGTTTCATTCTTGTGATGGTTTAACTTTGAACaaattaacaaaacaaaaaagacttATAAAACTTGTTATTTAGTTCAAGTCATAGACAtctgtggctataaatcatgtcataaaggataaaatataacatataaagttaaattatttttaattatgtaAATGTATCATTTCTTTGTGGCAGACTAAGGATGAAAGAGAATCACATAAAATGAGATTGTGGAAGTATTATTTATATTGCCGCacaaatattataatatattaAGAAgtacaaatttaaaaatcttactattaattttcttaaattacacAATCAAATTACGGTCATATTAATTGAAACGGAAAGAGTATAAGCTTATGGTACTTAAGTTGATTTTGTATGTTAAATAAAGGTTCCATCAATTATATGAAtctcaatttttaattttcagGTGACAATGAGCAATGGCTTCACAAATGTTACTATATCAAAACCAGATGGACAAGTCACTGGCATATCATATGGTGGGATCGAAAACCTACTAGCCACCCAAAATGCTGAAAACAATAGAGGGTAATTAATCTATAAACTTcgtattatttataatttttatttaatgaagaaaataattattaatgCTTATACTTAATTATGACAATTTCAGGTATTGGGATATTATTTGGAACAACACTGGACCTCGAACCATCCGAAAACCGTAAATTTTACCTTCTCGTCTCATATTTACTTTCGATGAAAACATTTGAAGATCATCATTatcttttttacatatatattttcactactaaaaaatgttAGTCCGACGGATGTTCCCATCAGAACACCGTTGAAATATGGAATTTCGACGTAAATTCCATCAAAAATACTTCCAACAAGTCAATTTCTGACGGAATCTCTCGGAAATTCACATTACTtagtagtaatatttttttttgttttagacACTCACTAGCCTTATAAGCCCAAATTCATGCTGTGTAGAGCTCATTTAAGGAAGAAATATTTTGTACCAAAGGATTTTCATTCTCATGACTCGGGCTCGCGaacatctcattaagggtaaaaggatCTCATTCATCCGGCAGCCAAAAACTTGAAAATTAAGTCCAACAATTTTGGTGTGACAGGTTATTGGGATCAAGTTTTGAGGTGATAATTGACAATGCAAACCAGACAGAAATTTCATTTAAAAGAACGTGGAGTACTTCTCAATCTGATGAACCTCCTTTAAACATTGACAAAAGGTGAAGTATTTCTTGTTGCAAGTTATTTTTTTGATGACTTAATAGAGTGAAAATAACGTTGTATTGTCAAAATATATagcaaaattaaactctttCGGTATACAATTAACTATTTTGGATGTTGTACTTTCTAATATTAGAGATATCAAATTTAATTTCAGGTATATAATGCTACGCGATACACCAGGATTTTATACTTATTCGATACTTGAGCGTTTAAAAGGATGGCCAGTTTCGTATATCCAAAATCTCAGGATTGTGTACAAGCTTCAACAAGACATGTATGTGTTTTATCTAaaaaatttcatcattaatagaaaaaaaattaatctatATTTGAACTGGATTTATACATATGTCTAATATTAAAATAGCATATATTTATGAATAGGTTTCACTACATGGCTGTCACTGATGAGAGGCAACGGTTCATGCCAACAGAACTGGATCGAAAGAATGGCAAAGTGCTTGACTACAAAGAAGCTGTTCTTCTCACTAATCCGACCAATCCAGATTTAAAAGGAGAGGTAGGAGTAGGAACTTATAATTATTATacttatatttttgaaattaacTATCCAACTAATCCGAACTTACAAATTAACTATTCAACTAATCCGAACTCGTGCTGGGTAAGTTCGATTTAAGGAGAAAGTGCTCCCTATCAAGATTTTCTGCATTCTCAAAACTCGAACTTCTTAAGACCTCTGGTGACGAATCAGGAATTGAACTTTATGGATTCGAGATGTCACTAGATCCACTGACAACTTGAGttactttgtttgaaatttaatattttgttcATATTTAATAGTTTTCTTTGCACATCCATAGAGTTTAAGCCGAAACTACAAGATTATTATACATTCGTTACTGCCTCTAATTAAGGTGGAGTTCGAGGGATATAATATATATCTCTATCCTATCAcaacttttgtttataacaaaTATACTCTGATGACATAATGAACTTTTATAGTATTAAAGTCAACAAGCATATTAGCTTTAATTTGAATCTTTTACTGTAGATAACCCAAAAGGATATTCACTTTTGGTCTTGAGAAAGTGATAGATcatatatttcattattttcataattaccAAAAGTTTTTGTTTACTATAGTAATAGATCATGATTTTTTCACCTATAATTATGCAGGTGGATGACAAGTATTTTTATGCAAATAATAACGAAGATGATAAAGTTTATGGATGGGTGAGTGCAAATACTTCTCTAGGATTTTGGATGATTATTCCAAGCAATGAATTTCGTACTGGAGGACCTCTTAGACAAGACCTTACTACACATGTTGGTCCAACTGTACTTAGTGTAAGTgatcaattaattaattactcaATTAAGTTTTATAATGTGGCACttgttaattttcttttacttttaaatgtagaccttattaacttttttatttataCATAATTGCAGGTATTTGTGAGTGCACATTATGCAGGAGAGGATTTAGCAATTAAATTTCAACATGGAGAACCATGGAAAAAAGTTATTGGCCCTGTGTTTGTGTATCTTAACTCAAATGCTGCAGCTAAGGCAAATCCATCCATACTGTGGAATGATGCaaagaaaagagtatgtattAATGAACcgttgtttcaatttatgtgatagttTTATTATTTCTGAGTTAAAAAGGTTCTTCTTTAACCGCACTCTTATTGagtattatttaaatatctTAAAAATAGTTTGAATTACGTTATACGTAACTATTACTGtgatttaataattaaaatctCAAACTTGCCACATAAAGTGGAGCAAAGGGTACAAATTTTGGCGtttttaaaagtggaatttGCTACAACATTTTTCTGACGAATGATCAAATTGACAGATGAATCAAGAAGTTGCAAGCTGGCCTTATGACTTTCCAGTTTCAAAAGACTATGTCAAATCTAATCAAAGAGGAAGAGTTAGCGGCCAACTATTTGTTAATGATAGGTACGTCTTTTTTCCCCGGCTAGATTATAGATTGTGTCACTACAATAGCTCCTAGTAGACATTGGGTTAGCGATTTGTATCaattatattattgttgatgaacttgtgAATCTGGTAAATGTGCCCATTTACTAGAGGATTATTGAGGTGGTGAACCCTTTAAATGATTTAATTCATACTTTAATTCAATCATAGTTAAGTTTAGGCTTGGTGAGGTCTACCTCCACTTTGATTACCTTAGCCATACTAAGTCGAGTTCTACAATTTGTAGCTATGTCCATAGTAAGAGGAGTCCTAATTGGACTTGGGATTTGTTTGACATAATCTATagtcatatacataggaagaTGAGTCCCAACTAGCTGAGATTAAAATAGTTGTCCATGTAGAAATACGTGCGAGACTTAAGAACTCCTAATTTGTCTTTTATGACAAATACTTAATATCAGAATAAATGAAGctaaataacatgaatataaGTGATTCATATAATCAATCCAATTGATTTGAACTTGAAGTATAGTTGATTGACTAATAGATATGATCAATATTCTTCTGTTTTTGTTTTATAAGGTTTGTCAATAAACAAGGTGTGCCAGCATCGAATGCTTATATAGGATTAGCGCCACCAGGAGACGCTGGATCTTGGCAAAGAGAAAATAAAGTAGGGTTATATGATtgataaatttatatataaaataagagaattttttcatttatatacGGTTattaacttatttattttgtttatatcCAGGGATACCAATTTTGGACTAAAACTGACTCTAGTGGGAATTTCATCATAAAAAATATCATACCCGATAAATATAACCTGTATGCAACAGTCCCAGGATTTTTTGGGGATTACAAATACACTTCAGATGTACAAGTAACTCCAGGTTTACATTTTTACTTACTCATATTGTTGATTCTCTAATTCTAAATAATCAGCTCGTTCTAAATAACTATGATCATATTTGTTTTCTATGCTACACTTTTCAATAATCAATTATGTCAAGCTATCACAATTGTTTTTGAACCAAAACCTTTTAACTTGTTTGGAAATTTCTAAATGATATCTTCGATTTGCagtattttaaaacaaaaaattgatcaaattcaacattacaaacatcataaacatgaaaaactATTTGGATGCTCTATCTTTTTGTTTCACACTCAATGTATGATACCCACTCTAGGGCCTGATTAATCTGGATTTGCGTCGAAAGTTTCATTTTTGGGGTTAAAGGGCTTTCTACCAGAAAACAATATCATTTACAGGACTCAAACACAAAGCCTCTAGTTAAAGCTTGACAATTCTGATAAGAAAGACTTTCGTTTTTTAACATGCTAATGTATAATTAAATGAAACTCTTTTCCTTccttatttctttcatttttttttccaaatacagGTTCTAATATTAAATTACGGACTTTGGTTTATAAGCCTCCAAGAAATGGAGCCACACTTTGGGAAATTGGTGTGCCAGATCGCACTGCTATTGAATTCTTTATTCCGAATCCACCTCCAGAATTCAAAGTTCACAAATACAAAAACGACACTGAATCAAAGTACGTTTcaacattttaattaatatatatataaattcttAATTAACGATAGAAAATTGTTGCTCATTCACTCTGTTTTGGTTTGCAGATTTAGACAGTATGGTTTGTGGAAACAATATAATGTTTTATATCCTAAAAATGATCTTGTATACAATGTTGGCACTAGCAATTACTCAAAAGATTGGTTTTTTGCTCATGTTACCAGGTATGCTccttatatatacatgggaTTATAAAAATAGATCGGATTGACTGTTTATTTTTCTAGTTGGTATACATagattatatattaattatacACAGTTATACATATTATACATCTGCCGGCTATTGTTAATTTAAATGGTTGGATGGTCGGCTATTTAGATTAATTCttctatttatgaaaatatttataaacccctctctctctctctctttttatttttatttttaacacaatccctatttaaattttaataaccATAAAAGTTGCTGGAATTTCTTTTGAAGGAATGTCGGAAACAACATATATAAAGCTACCACATGGAAAATTGTATTTAACCTTGCCAATGTTGACAATGCGTCAAATTACACTCTCCAACTTGCTCTTGCTGCAGCTCATGAAGCTGAACTACAAGTATGTATTAACCCTTTGATTACCTAGACTTATCATTTCGAATATATACTATGTTGTTCGAACTCTTCAAATATACTATCGGGTTTGTGCCGGATTCTAAAAAAATTATGCATTTTGGGAGAATCCGATATGGATAAGGCAACATTTTTGAATAGTTCGAGCAACGTGGGTGTATTACATACGCGCGCGAAAGAAAATCTAGACCTCAATAAGAATCTTGATTTTCTTGACAATGAACAATTTTGTGTCTCTAACTAGACTAACGTAACTAGCCAAAATTTATTCGAGAAAGGATTTACAtggattttcttttttatttttttctgaaGGTTCGTATCAATGATGAAAAAGCAAGAGAACCTCATTTTACGACAGGATATATTGGGGGAAGTAACCCAATTGCAAGACATGGAATTCAtggattattttttctttacagCATTGGAATACATGGCAATATGCTTGTCAAAGGAACAAACACAATTTTTCTTACACAAACAGTATGTCTCACCCCATTCCAAGGAGTTATGTATGATTATCTTCGTTTAGAAGGACCTCATTAGTAATAAAATGGTTATTctatttgttcattatttaatGGGAAAATTTCAATCATGTACAATCTAGCATACAAAATTACATTTGCgtagtcatatttttaaattacacccTGCATAGCCAATTTTTCACAATATATAACATtttacaacaatatacaactttatacatctggagtagacaatgtatcaatcttgtataaaagtgtataataatgtacagagtgtataataatgtataagaggtgtttatatccaagaaaattcaattgTATACAACAATATGCAACATTTTTTCAATTGCAGTGAGGGTACAAATATACAACAAGCTTTTGAAGTGAGGTACAAATTGGGCCATTTCGGATAATTTTACAAACATCGGCTATTTCGGGTAATTATTTTCTGTAAATAGTCATAGAGGGTTATTTTGccttatttaatttatttttaggcTAGACACAATGCgtttaaaagagaaaattataaagaaaatacaACCAGAGCCATAAAGCTCGAAACGAAAAACTAAAATTGATCGTGTACACTTCTCTGACGTGAAGTGTTCAATCTACCTGGCAAAAAAATCATCAGCCTTAAATGCATTTAGTATTTAGAATActtaatattcaaaataaattaaCTAATATTAGCATCTAATATACAATGATGACGATATTAATACAACTCCTTGTGCTAATCATCATAAATACATTTTCCGTAAGACCATCGCAAGATAACTTTCTAATATTTTCGTGTGcagatatttttcttttctcactgATTCAATCAAAATATCTGTGGGAATAGCTACTgaatatttttcaataaaaaatttCAGTGGGAAAATAATGACTTTCTAGTAGTGAATGCTGCATAGTTACTTCTTCAATTTCGCATCTTATAGTGAATGATACGATCCGGCTTGTGGAAGACTCGAATTCAAACAACAAACATGTGGAATTAAAGTTAGAGTAGAAATCAAAGATGAGAAGTGAAGAAAAGGGGATGGGAATAGAAGCAACACCCAATTAGTAAAGAAATTATAGGCAAATTTAGGTATATGAAACCTAAACCTTCTTAATCATTCCTACTAACGAACTTATACTATTTGAATTCAATTAATCAAATGAATTTACAAATGAACAACTTTcatatgaaatcaatggaaaaaggGTTCAATAGctaacaatggaatccaccataaTCAACTATGTCTAAACACTAATCACTAGATTAGCACTACACTAATTctaccaaacaaactatcactcattTTGAGTATTCATTTCAACATCATTCAAAACTCCCTAATGAAATAACTAAGTGTAGTATTTATACCACTAGGCTAAAGAAGACTAACCAGCttattacaaaaatacccttaatgaagtaaagACCTTATTTGGTTGTCTTCTCAAAGGATGATGGCTTGTCTTTAAGAATATACTTTGCAGATAAATACCACCTTCCGCCTTTAACTTCCCAAAttttgcaattgtagccacatATAAACATTTAGGCTTCTTTAAGAGGAAAGCTTTGGGCCTTGGATCTTGGGCTCAAGAACTCCTCCTCCATGCTATCTTCTATAGCTTGAAGGCCCTCCAATCATTGTCTTCAAGTGCTTCCATAGCTTTATTCTCCGTGAACATGACCTCTAAAGCTTGAAAGTTCTTGGTTCGTGTTGTGAATCAAGCTCTACATAAGGGCCAATGGGCTAGAAGTGATAAATAAGGCTGATCCAGTTAAAGATATTGGGCCAAGTAAAATGATATAGAGTTTTGTATAGGATCCAGACCAATTAGTAATTGGTTAAAAGGAAAGGGGTAAAGATAGAACGGTTTATGCGTATTCTGTAGAAGAAATTGTCTGTTCCTCTCATCTCCTTTCTCATAGTCTAACTTCTCATCCCCATTCTTATCTCTATCCTTAGTTACTTGTTATTTCTAATTCAATAGTGTTACAGTGTAATTTGGCTATCAATGATTGTATACTAGTTGAGTAATTGTGTTGAGAATTCTAGTTTGTTTCATTGGTGCTTTCATTGAGAGTGTTACAGTGTAATTTGGCTATCAATGATTGTATACTAGTTGAGTAATTGTGTTGAGAATTCTAGTTTGTTTCATTGGTGCTTTCATCCAGAGGTCTTCAATGGAGGACCAAAAATTTCGGACTCACTATGATTCAATTAACGTTGGGAAGGATTCGGATTCATTTTCCAAGGAGTTATTTGAAATTCGTTTATTGTTACAGGAGTTGGTTGGAAAACTTACAACGAGTAAACCTATCCCGTTGGAATTCCAACGATTCTGTGGCGATAATCCAGAGTTATGGATTTCTCAGGCTGAACGCTACTTCGACTTCTATGAAATTGCAGAAAACCACAAGTTATCTCTGGCCTCGTCCTATCTCGATGGGGAAGCTCTAACGTGGTACCGATGGCTTTTCCAGAACAAGCAGTTGGCAGATTGGAAACATTTTGCTGCGAAAGTATTGATTCGCTTTCCTAAATGGCATCTCGAATCGTCAGAAGATCGCTTGGCCAATCTCCGGCAGTGGAGCAATATTACCAACACATCCTCGCCTCAATACTTGAATAAGCATTCTGACAGCAACGACCCAAACCAAGTAAGCACGGTGTTCAGGGATATATCGGATAGGGCAACTGACACCTTCAGAGATGTTGAACTACTGTGTTACCAGAGACCCAGGTATGTCCTCTTGCTGCGCAGGGGAGCATCTCCATCTCACTTGTAATTCAATCTGATCGTATTGCTGAAAACTCTGAGATGGACCATGTGTTCGATAAAATGCCTGAGGAGTGTTTTGAAGTAGATTCCTTGGACAATGACCCTAACGAAAGTAATATTGAGATTGGAACTCTTGAATGTATGGAAACACCTCAGGTTGGAAGTGTAAAATCAGTAGAGGTAGCAGAATTGATACAAGAACATTCTTCCATTATCGAAGATCAGTTGGTCGACGAACTTCCACTCACAGTAGTGCGCTCCGACACTCATGATCTTAATGCTATTTTCCATGAGGGAGGACATTCTGCAACTATAATAGTCAAGATGTACGATGATAGCTTCTGCGGAAATGCCGCTTTGCAAACCAAGGTACCTACTACAGTGTTGGAAGATACAAACGAATCTAGTATCGAGGAAGCTGAAAATTCACTAGATAATGTGGCCTTGTTTGGGGAATCTCCTAAACGGGATACATCTGGATTTTTGGTTCCTTTTGCTGGCCAACAAACTGTGATGTCGGATGCGAGTGTGAGATTCGCTGAACTCGAATATTCATTTGATGGTGCCTTATGGGTTCGCATAGTTCTATGTTTACAGAGTTCTCTTGAAGAAATTTATGTGGCTAAACGAAATAGGGTGTTGCTTTACCTTGACTTTAGCTTACACAAAAGTTTTTAGGTTGATACTGGGCAGGAGCAAAATATTTCTGGATTCTTGTTGCCTAAATCGAGAGAGCATGCTATGGATGGGAAAATACGGAGAGTTCTCCAGGCATTTGCTGAAAGTTACTCCAAGCAGTCACCAAATATTTGGGTCAATAAAGTTGTTAAACTCTTGTTTGCTATGTTTGGTCTAGTTCATAAATCAAGGACTACTTCGTCGTATATTGTTACTGCTGCTCCTTATCTTGATTGTGATGCCTTTCCTTTTGATAATGTATTAAATCATTTGCTGGTCTCTCTTTGTGTACAAACTGTTCAACCTCGGCTGCCAAGGCAACTTCCAAAACCACCTTTCTCAACTGTATTATTGGAATTCCTAGCCCAAGTGGCACAATCTGTTGAAATAGCAAAGGAACTCGACTTCGATGGGCTTGTCATAGTTTGTGGAGATGATTCCAGTACAAATGCTCATTTTGTTGCTGCACACTTTAGTAGTATATTGCAGCCTACAACAATTGTACTTGCTGTCATGTTACAGGAGCGGAAAGTATTAGAGTTAAGAAGTGAATATAAGGCGATGCTTCAAGCGGTGCACCCTACTGGTTACATATTTTATAGTGTCATTGGGATGGTAGAGTTGGCTGCACGCCATAGATTACGTCATGGCTTAGTTGCAATGAAGAGATTTGGTGGAGAGCAAGCTTCTAAAATTGTTCATCAGTACTTCAAGGTGGATAATTTTAGTTTCGAAGGGTTTGAGCATATTAAGGAGTATTGTCTGTATCATATTTCAAGTGCGTCCGGAGTTCCTTTTGATCCTAGTAGTACTCTTGATGCAATTCTTGGCATCCCATTATCTGATACCAATACCTATAGTTTGGcctattttgtaaatatttcatTTGATACCGAAGGAATTGATGCTAAGGAAAAATGGAGTGAGAAGGGCATTAATGCAGATCTTGTTAGCCATATTCGTGAGCTACTGTTGGAAAGTATGACAAATATCCCTCATGTTGCCTCCAGTTATGTTTCTAAGCTTAAAACCATGCTATATGAAAGTTTGAGTGACATCATAATTAGGTGCTTTATTGTTTTGGACGCATCTCAAATTATTCAACATATTTGCCATGTCATCCCGTACAAAGTGGGTGTTGTTCAGAGGCTGAACAAGAATGACGAAGCCAAGTCTGGAATACTCCAAGCTGCCAACCAACTCACGCTATTGCTCCTAAATGTTTTCGCCTGGTGTAGCCAAGGGATTTATAATACTCCAAGTTGCCGGATGAAGTTTCATGACATGAACCTTGAGGACAAGGTTCTTTTTGGGGGCGGGAGTATTGTTGTGAATCAAGCTCTACATAAGGGCCAATGGGCTAGAAGTGATAAACAAGACTGATCCAGTTAAAGATATTGGGCCAAGTAAAATGATATAGAGTTTTGTATGGGATCCAGCCCAATTAGTAATAGGTTAAAAGGGACCAGGGGTAAGATAGAACGGTTTATGAGTATTCTGTAGAATAAACTGCTGTTCCTCTCATCTCCTTTCTCATAGTCTAACTTCTCATCCCCATTCTTATCTCTATCCTTAGTTACTTGTTATTTCAGTATAATCCAGTGTAATTCAATAGTTTGAGTATGGTAGTTGTAATTTGACTATCggtaattatata contains:
- the LOC132060554 gene encoding rhamnogalacturonate lyase B-like, coding for MSNGFTNVTISKPDGQVTGISYGGIENLLATQNAENNRGYWDIIWNNTGPRTIRKPLLGSSFEVIIDNANQTEISFKRTWSTSQSDEPPLNIDKRYIMLRDTPGFYTYSILERLKGWPVSYIQNLRIVYKLQQDMFHYMAVTDERQRFMPTELDRKNGKVLDYKEAVLLTNPTNPDLKGEVDDKYFYANNNEDDKVYGWVSANTSLGFWMIIPSNEFRTGGPLRQDLTTHVGPTVLSVFVSAHYAGEDLAIKFQHGEPWKKVIGPVFVYLNSNAAAKANPSILWNDAKKRMNQEVASWPYDFPVSKDYVKSNQRGRVSGQLFVNDRFVNKQGVPASNAYIGLAPPGDAGSWQRENKGYQFWTKTDSSGNFIIKNIIPDKYNLYATVPGFFGDYKYTSDVQVTPGSNIKLRTLVYKPPRNGATLWEIGVPDRTAIEFFIPNPPPEFKVHKYKNDTESKFRQYGLWKQYNVLYPKNDLVYNVGTSNYSKDWFFAHVTRNVGNNIYKATTWKIVFNLANVDNASNYTLQLALAAAHEAELQVRINDEKAREPHFTTGYIGGSNPIARHGIHGLFFLYSIGIHGNMLVKGTNTIFLTQTVCLTPFQGVMYDYLRLEGPH